From the genome of bacterium:
TTTTAGAAGAAGAGGTTGAAGGAATATTGAATTCAGGACTCGGGAAGGGCGGAAGCCTTGACAATGTGGTTGTAGTAGGGAGGAGGAATTTCGAAGCTAAAGGTGGTCTTTTTTACTCCGATGAACCCGTGAGGCACAAGATTCTTGACTTTATTGGAGATATGGCCCTACTTGGAAGGAGGGTTAGAGGGAAATTCGTTCTGGAAAAGGCAGGACATAAAGCTCATTTAGAACTTGTCAAAGAACTTGACAAGATTTTCGGCGGAGTTGATTTTTCCATTTATGACATTCTTAAGATAATGCCACACAGGTATCCATTTCTTCTCGTTGACCGTATTGAATCTTTATCGGAGAAAAAAGTTGTAGGAATTAAGAATGTTACCATTAATGAGCCCTTTTTTCAGGGACACTTTCCTGAATTCCCCGTAATGCCAGGTGTTTTGATCATTGAGGCAATGGCCCAGGTAGGTGGATTCTTGATCTTGAAGCACATCAAGGCCTCTGACAAAAAACTGATATTATTTGCAGGTATTGATAATGCAAGATTTCGCAAGCCCGTCAAACCTGGAGATACTCTGGTGATAGAAGCTGAGTTGTTAAGATTTGGGGGTAAGATGGCTAAGGTAAAAGCGGTTGCCCGATGCCAGAAGGAAGTAGTTGCAGAAGCAGAGCTAATGGCACAGATTACGGAGGTTGAGAGGTGAAAATTCATCCAACGGCTGTAATAGAGGGAAATGTAGTTATAGGTGAGGATGTTGAGGTTGGCCCGTATGCAGTAATTAGGGGTAATGTAAACATAGGAAATGCTTCTAAAATCGGTACCCATACAGTTATTGAAGGTAACGTGGAAATAGGCGAGAGAAATTTGATTGGTCCTTATGCATACATTGGTGGTCTTCCTCAGGACCTCTCGTATAAGGGAGAAAAAAGTTTTATAAAGATTGGAAACGATAATGTTATCAGAGAGTTTGTTACAATTCATACCGCTTCGGGTGAGGGGAACTATACGAAGGTTGGCGATTCTAATTACATAATGGCCTATGTCCATCTTGCCCACAATGTGGAGGTAGGTAACAACTGCATCATCGTAAACGCTGCACAACTTGCAGGGTATGTGAAGGTGGATGACCACGCCTTTGTTTCAGGGCTTGTAGGAGTGCACCAATTTGCACGAATAGGCGGATTCTCTATTGTTGGGGGTGGAGTTAAGGTCTCTCAGGATGTTCTTCCTTTTATGAAAATTGCAGGAGAACCACCAAAGGTTTATGGGCTTAATATCGTTGGTTTAAAACGTAAAGGGTTCTCAAGAGAGAGAATTGCAGTTTTAAGGGAAGCTTTTGAAATACTTTGCAGAAGGGGACTCTCTTTGCCATCAGCAATTGAAACCATCAAGAATGAACTTCCCATGAATGAAGATATAAAGTATCTCCTTGATTTTATTGCCAGCTCTAAAAGGGGTGTTTTGAGGAGAACGGGACATGAAACAAAAGAAGATTAGAATCGGAGTCGTTGGTGTTGGTCACCTTGGTGAAATCCATGTACGCAATTTGAGAAACATTTCCCTTGATACTCCTTTTGTTGAGTTTGCAGGAATTTTTGACGTGAATCTTGCAAGGGCAGAGGAAATAGGTGAAAGATATAAGGTTAGGGTTTTTTCAACTTACAGGGAATTATTGGATAATGTCGATGCGGTAATCTGCGTTGTTCCGACACAGTTCCATTATCAGGTGGGTAAAGAAGCCTTGGAGAGTGGGAAACATCTATTCTTAGAAAAACCTATGGCTAAAAGCTATGAAGAGGCGGAGGAAATTCTTGCACTTTCAAAGAAAAAAGGACTTATCTTACAGATTGGGCATGTGGAGAGATTCAACCCGGCTTTTACCGCGGTTGCGAGATACATTGAACGGCCTCTGTTTGCCGAAATTCACCGTCTTTCAATCTTTAATCCGAGAGGTGTTGATGTGGATGTAATACTCGATTTAATGATTCATGACATTGACATTGTTTTGTTGTTCTTTAAAGAGGAACCGGTTTCTATTGATGCTGTTGGGGCTCCAATTATTACAGAAAAGGTTGACATCGCCAATTCCCGGCTGACTTTCCCATCCGGAGCGGTAGCGACGCTCACCGCATCCCGTGTTTCCTTTAAAAAAATCAGAAAGGCTCGATTTTTCCAGATAAACTCTTACATAGCTATCGATTATTTGCAGAGGACCGTGGAAATGTTTTGTAGACACAATGACGAAATTCTTCCTTATTTCCCCGAAGTTGATACTAGCATAGAGCCGATTAACCTTGAGTTGAGAGCTTTTATTGATTCTTTAGTTGAGCAAAAAGATCCTCCCGTTACTGGTGAAGAAGGGTTACGGGCTCTCAAAGTTGCGCTGGCGATCAGCGCAAAAGTGCAAGAAAGCTTAAAGAATTATATGATTAGACACCCGGAGGAATTCGGAATTACTCCAGGTTAGGGGTTCTGCAGGTCCCGGAATCCCATCGTTCTCTAATTTGCTTTTTTCTATCCAGTATCTCTTTCCTTCCCTTGAGAAAATCAGGTGATCCTCAACAATCTGTTCTGGTAGTGGAAATCTAAAACGGTATTTTATTAGTTCTTGTGCCCTTTTTTTGTTTTTCAATTTCATGAAGGCCTCTGAAGCCCAAAAGTTCAGGATAAACCAAACGCCTCCACCAAAATAGGTATCTTTTTCACTGTTTATAATGAATCTCCTTAAGCCAATCCCGTCAGGTGAGAGTTCATCATAAATCTTGTTCAAGGTGGTTTCTAAGAAGTTAATATCTTTAATCGCATCAAAGAGAGTAAAGAGTAAAAGATTGGATGCGTCTAAACCCAAAGGTTCATCCCTCAGAGTTTTTTTCATTTTCAAGCAAACTCCATTTTTTTCGAATTTTAAGATTTCGCTGAGAAGATTTTCTAAAAAGTTAGAATATTCAACATATTCAAAGAGGTTGCCTTTTACCTGTTCTTTTCTAATATTCAAGGAATAATAGATTGCACCAAGGGTGTAGGCATGGATGTATTCATCATGCATTTCCCACAAATCTGCGCAGGGTGTATCGAATACCTTAAAAAAATAATTGTCATAGAGTAATTTCAATTCTTCTCTTAAAACTCTTTCATTTTCCATATTTTCGTACTTTAAAACCGTCGCGTACGCAAGCGCAATACCGTCGTATTGCCTTTCGGACCACGGGTCGGTGTATTTTTTGAAATTGGGAGTGTAACGAGCTCTTGGATGAAGTTCCTGATTCAAAAAATCGGGTGAGCCTTTGTCTTTTTCTAAAATAATTCTAACTTTTTCCCCTTCCAATTCTAATAGTGTTTTAAGCCACCAAATTTCTTTATCTACGTTAACTCCATGCTCTATAAGGGATAGAGTAATAAAAGAGTGGTCTCTTAGCCAAACTTTTTGATAAGGTTTGTATGTAGGAGAGGCTAAAAATCCACCGTTTACAGAACAGGATTTAATATACTCAATAAATTTTCTCAACCTTTGCGCCGTAATAATAAAAAGTTAATATTTCCTTGTAGCTTTTTCCGTTTCTCGCAAG
Proteins encoded in this window:
- the lpxC gene encoding UDP-3-O-acyl-N-acetylglucosamine deacetylase translates to MKERTIRKRIEFKGIGLHSGEQSTVILEPAEEGTGIVFHKYPDDVEIKAHYENLHSINRGVNLGKGNAVVMTVEHLLSALWGCEVDNVYIVVDGPEIPGMDGSAFEFSREIRNTGLVEQSKDREYLEVKKPVNIVTQDFTISVFPSREFEVSYGLQYPGHPLLSYQYAYFRISPETYFNEISRARTFLLEEEVEGILNSGLGKGGSLDNVVVVGRRNFEAKGGLFYSDEPVRHKILDFIGDMALLGRRVRGKFVLEKAGHKAHLELVKELDKIFGGVDFSIYDILKIMPHRYPFLLVDRIESLSEKKVVGIKNVTINEPFFQGHFPEFPVMPGVLIIEAMAQVGGFLILKHIKASDKKLILFAGIDNARFRKPVKPGDTLVIEAELLRFGGKMAKVKAVARCQKEVVAEAELMAQITEVER
- the lpxA gene encoding acyl-ACP--UDP-N-acetylglucosamine O-acyltransferase, whose amino-acid sequence is MKIHPTAVIEGNVVIGEDVEVGPYAVIRGNVNIGNASKIGTHTVIEGNVEIGERNLIGPYAYIGGLPQDLSYKGEKSFIKIGNDNVIREFVTIHTASGEGNYTKVGDSNYIMAYVHLAHNVEVGNNCIIVNAAQLAGYVKVDDHAFVSGLVGVHQFARIGGFSIVGGGVKVSQDVLPFMKIAGEPPKVYGLNIVGLKRKGFSRERIAVLREAFEILCRRGLSLPSAIETIKNELPMNEDIKYLLDFIASSKRGVLRRTGHETKED
- a CDS encoding Gfo/Idh/MocA family oxidoreductase — encoded protein: MKQKKIRIGVVGVGHLGEIHVRNLRNISLDTPFVEFAGIFDVNLARAEEIGERYKVRVFSTYRELLDNVDAVICVVPTQFHYQVGKEALESGKHLFLEKPMAKSYEEAEEILALSKKKGLILQIGHVERFNPAFTAVARYIERPLFAEIHRLSIFNPRGVDVDVILDLMIHDIDIVLLFFKEEPVSIDAVGAPIITEKVDIANSRLTFPSGAVATLTASRVSFKKIRKARFFQINSYIAIDYLQRTVEMFCRHNDEILPYFPEVDTSIEPINLELRAFIDSLVEQKDPPVTGEEGLRALKVALAISAKVQESLKNYMIRHPEEFGITPG
- a CDS encoding glycoside hydrolase family 15 protein produces the protein MRKFIEYIKSCSVNGGFLASPTYKPYQKVWLRDHSFITLSLIEHGVNVDKEIWWLKTLLELEGEKVRIILEKDKGSPDFLNQELHPRARYTPNFKKYTDPWSERQYDGIALAYATVLKYENMENERVLREELKLLYDNYFFKVFDTPCADLWEMHDEYIHAYTLGAIYYSLNIRKEQVKGNLFEYVEYSNFLENLLSEILKFEKNGVCLKMKKTLRDEPLGLDASNLLLFTLFDAIKDINFLETTLNKIYDELSPDGIGLRRFIINSEKDTYFGGGVWFILNFWASEAFMKLKNKKRAQELIKYRFRFPLPEQIVEDHLIFSREGKRYWIEKSKLENDGIPGPAEPLTWSNSEFLRVSNHIIL